The Microbulbifer sp. YPW1 genome contains a region encoding:
- the cysQ gene encoding 3'(2'),5'-bisphosphate nucleotidase CysQ, with the protein MGNVVSRELLDQVIAISVAAGEAILEVYNATGEIEVDTKSDDSPVTAADLAAHKILAPALEKLLKDVPVLSEEGEMPTFEQRSQWDRYWIIDPLDGTKEFIRRNGEFTVNVALIENGEPVLGVVHVPVLDITYAGAKSLGAFKRDSGGETPISVRAMGPRLEAKQAIEVVASRSHGAGAVDALLSRIEGSLGETALKNMGSSLKLCLVAEGAADLYPRLAPTCEWDTAAAQAVVEAAGGIVVDDKFALLRYNQKEELLNPFFYVIGDRDFDWKSLLLG; encoded by the coding sequence ATGGGTAACGTAGTGAGCAGGGAACTGCTGGATCAGGTCATCGCCATCTCAGTCGCGGCCGGAGAGGCCATTCTCGAGGTGTACAACGCCACTGGCGAGATTGAAGTCGACACCAAGTCCGATGATTCTCCGGTTACCGCTGCTGACCTCGCCGCCCACAAGATTCTCGCCCCTGCCCTGGAAAAGCTGCTGAAAGATGTGCCGGTGCTGTCCGAAGAGGGCGAAATGCCGACTTTCGAACAGCGCAGCCAGTGGGACCGCTACTGGATCATCGATCCGCTGGACGGCACCAAGGAATTCATCCGCCGCAATGGCGAGTTCACCGTCAATGTCGCGCTGATCGAAAACGGCGAGCCGGTGCTGGGGGTGGTGCATGTACCGGTGCTGGATATCACCTACGCCGGCGCAAAATCCCTGGGTGCTTTCAAGCGCGACAGCGGCGGTGAAACCCCGATTTCCGTGCGCGCCATGGGGCCGCGCCTGGAAGCCAAACAGGCCATCGAGGTGGTCGCCAGCCGCAGTCACGGTGCCGGTGCAGTGGACGCCCTGCTGTCCCGTATCGAGGGCAGCCTGGGTGAGACCGCCCTCAAGAATATGGGCAGCTCCCTGAAGCTGTGCCTGGTGGCAGAAGGTGCCGCAGATCTTTACCCGCGTCTGGCGCCCACCTGTGAGTGGGACACTGCTGCCGCACAGGCGGTGGTCGAGGCCGCAGGCGGTATCGTGGTGGACGACAAGTTTGCGCTGCTGCGCTACAACCAGAAGGAAGAATTGCTGAACCCGTTCTTCTATGTGATCGGTGACCGCGACTTCGACTGGAAGTCCCTGTTGCTCGGTTGA
- a CDS encoding type II toxin-antitoxin system HicB family antitoxin: protein MRYPVVVHNIEFAGYGAIAPDLPHCHCHGETLEDALQKMAETIVERLDELQAVGDPPPQPGELDLLRKNPAFVGGVWAIIDIEQNALTPRS from the coding sequence ATGCGCTACCCGGTTGTGGTCCACAACATTGAATTTGCCGGCTACGGAGCCATCGCCCCCGACCTTCCCCACTGCCATTGCCATGGCGAAACTCTCGAAGATGCGCTGCAAAAAATGGCGGAAACGATAGTCGAGCGCCTGGACGAACTGCAGGCCGTGGGCGATCCACCACCGCAACCCGGCGAGCTCGATCTGTTGCGTAAAAACCCTGCTTTTGTCGGTGGAGTGTGGGCCATTATCGATATCGAACAGAATGCATTGACTCCGAGATCCTGA
- a CDS encoding outer membrane protein: MKGLVFLLALFASSAALAQWNNPIDGYCNGEYHIVGTVGLGAGELQINDERDFAGYGSIGVTPDAGVWQVELRYTGFDDGSVSVDQWGIGAKVDFTMTCDVQCLYWMVGWNYGKFDVDDIARREGIYTVNDETEDNYWNAGVGYRYKWTENFNTSIEYNYNDVDARVRYVDDVTEERFKLGHLRTLTVNFSFEF, encoded by the coding sequence ATGAAAGGTCTGGTATTCCTTCTGGCCCTGTTCGCTTCCAGCGCGGCACTGGCGCAGTGGAACAACCCCATCGACGGCTATTGCAACGGCGAATATCACATCGTGGGCACCGTGGGACTCGGTGCGGGCGAACTGCAGATCAATGACGAACGGGATTTCGCCGGCTACGGCAGTATTGGCGTGACCCCGGATGCGGGAGTCTGGCAGGTAGAGTTGCGCTACACGGGTTTTGATGACGGCAGTGTTTCCGTTGACCAGTGGGGTATCGGTGCCAAGGTCGACTTCACCATGACCTGTGACGTGCAGTGTCTGTACTGGATGGTGGGCTGGAACTACGGGAAGTTTGATGTGGACGACATCGCAAGACGCGAAGGAATCTACACGGTGAATGATGAAACCGAAGACAATTACTGGAACGCCGGCGTCGGCTATCGCTATAAGTGGACGGAAAACTTCAACACCTCCATCGAGTACAACTACAACGATGTGGATGCGCGAGTGCGCTATGTGGACGACGTGACGGAAGAGCGTTTCAAGCTCGGTCACCTGCGCACCCTGACGGTGAATTTCAGTTTCGAGTTTTGA
- a CDS encoding DUF58 domain-containing protein, with the protein MKPSPLLIRLLLIAALCALAVSAARIWWPSAAGLLTSAWWLGMGALALASALDFATGRHCQGLSGQRRLPGNLALGVEQEIQLDLENRGPRTLSLLLTDQIPAELRGRDLPLQIHLTPGQEIRAPYRATPIRRGLAAFGRLEALVSSPWHLWQRRVLFGEAQEVKVYPNFLGISSLQALSTEQSLRYMGVHQQQRRGEGLDFRQLREYRRGDSQRQVDWRASARMQKLISREYQDERDQEIIFLLDCGRRMRTRDGDLSHFDHALNALLLSAYVAIRQGDAVGLQCFAGDHSRLPPVKGEGAINLLLNHVYDLHSGTSHSDYTAAAEQLLARQQRRALVILLTNVRDEDSEDLTAAVQQLSRHHLVMVACLRERALDELLEKPVADFDDALMHGAGRDFVQRRNRLLQQLRARNTILADALPSAMHMSLVETYWQLKRSGRL; encoded by the coding sequence GTGAAGCCATCGCCGCTTCTGATCCGGTTACTGCTGATCGCTGCGCTGTGTGCGCTGGCGGTCAGCGCCGCGCGTATCTGGTGGCCGTCAGCGGCCGGACTGCTCACCAGCGCGTGGTGGCTGGGTATGGGCGCACTGGCCCTGGCCAGCGCCCTCGACTTCGCCACCGGGCGTCACTGCCAAGGCCTCAGTGGCCAGCGCCGCCTGCCTGGTAACCTGGCGCTGGGAGTCGAGCAGGAAATCCAGCTCGACCTGGAAAACCGGGGACCGCGCACCCTTTCCCTGCTGCTTACCGACCAGATCCCCGCGGAGCTGCGCGGGCGCGACCTGCCACTGCAGATACACCTCACCCCCGGACAGGAAATCCGCGCCCCCTACCGCGCCACGCCAATACGTCGCGGCCTGGCCGCCTTTGGCCGCCTGGAAGCCCTGGTGAGCTCACCGTGGCATCTGTGGCAACGCCGGGTGCTGTTTGGGGAGGCCCAGGAAGTAAAGGTGTACCCGAACTTTCTCGGTATCTCATCCCTGCAGGCACTGTCTACGGAACAGTCCCTGCGCTATATGGGCGTCCACCAGCAACAGCGTCGCGGTGAGGGTCTGGACTTCCGTCAGCTGCGGGAATACCGCCGCGGTGACAGCCAGCGACAGGTGGACTGGCGGGCCAGCGCGCGCATGCAAAAGCTGATCAGCCGGGAGTATCAGGATGAACGGGACCAGGAAATCATTTTCCTGCTGGATTGCGGCCGGCGGATGCGCACCCGCGACGGCGACCTGAGCCATTTCGATCACGCCCTGAACGCACTGCTGCTATCGGCCTATGTGGCGATTCGCCAGGGCGATGCGGTGGGCCTGCAGTGCTTTGCCGGCGATCACAGCCGCCTGCCGCCGGTGAAGGGAGAAGGCGCGATCAACCTGTTGCTCAATCACGTGTACGACCTGCACTCGGGCACTTCCCACAGCGATTACACCGCCGCCGCGGAACAGCTGCTGGCGCGTCAGCAGCGACGCGCGCTGGTCATCCTGTTGACCAACGTACGCGACGAAGACAGCGAAGACCTGACCGCCGCGGTACAGCAGCTTTCCCGTCACCACCTGGTGATGGTCGCCTGTCTGCGGGAACGGGCACTGGATGAACTGCTGGAAAAACCGGTAGCGGATTTTGACGACGCGCTAATGCATGGGGCGGGGAGAGATTTTGTGCAGCGCCGGAACAGGCTGCTTCAGCAATTGCGCGCACGCAATACCATTCTTGCGGATGCGCTGCCGTCGGCAATGCACATGTCGCTGGTGGAAACCTACTGGCAACTCAAACGCAGTGGTAGACTCTGA
- a CDS encoding MoxR family ATPase, which produces MSESTLDQNPVNPAQTESAPQGQPHTPYQQASAQVNQLRTQINQVVIGQPAVVDQVLIALLAGGHVLLEGVPGLGKTLLVRSLAKGFGGDFRRIQFTPDLMPADVTGHAIYHMAESRFEVRRGPVFTNLLLADEINRAPAKTQASLLEVMQEHQVTIDGETLATPRPFMVLATQNPVEQEGTYPLPEAELDRFLLKVLIDFPSQQAEEALAAAASGGQIEEKLRRGIEAVFDAQQLQQLQALVPQIQVDQQVLSYAVRLVRATRESSQLRRSAGPRASIGLILAARAHALLEGREFVLPDDIKSMAIPVMRHRVAVSPDMEIDGETADSVLAQIIESVEAPRL; this is translated from the coding sequence ATGAGCGAATCCACCCTGGACCAGAATCCGGTCAATCCCGCACAAACCGAAAGCGCCCCCCAGGGCCAGCCGCACACGCCCTACCAGCAGGCGAGTGCGCAGGTGAACCAGCTGCGCACGCAGATCAACCAGGTGGTTATCGGTCAGCCGGCGGTGGTGGACCAGGTGCTTATCGCCCTGCTGGCGGGCGGACACGTGTTACTGGAAGGTGTACCCGGGCTCGGCAAGACCCTGCTGGTGCGCAGCCTGGCAAAGGGTTTTGGCGGTGACTTCCGCCGTATCCAGTTCACCCCCGACCTGATGCCCGCAGATGTCACCGGCCACGCCATCTACCATATGGCGGAAAGCCGCTTCGAGGTGCGTCGCGGCCCGGTGTTTACCAACCTGCTGCTGGCGGATGAAATCAACCGCGCGCCGGCCAAAACCCAGGCGTCGCTGCTGGAGGTGATGCAGGAACACCAGGTGACCATCGACGGCGAGACCCTCGCCACACCGCGCCCGTTCATGGTACTGGCCACACAGAACCCGGTGGAACAGGAAGGCACCTACCCGCTGCCGGAAGCGGAGCTCGACCGATTCCTGCTCAAGGTACTGATCGACTTCCCCAGCCAGCAGGCCGAAGAGGCGCTGGCGGCTGCGGCCAGCGGCGGACAAATCGAAGAGAAACTGCGCCGCGGTATCGAGGCAGTATTTGACGCCCAGCAGCTGCAACAGCTGCAGGCTCTGGTTCCCCAGATTCAGGTGGATCAGCAGGTACTGAGCTACGCCGTGCGTCTGGTGCGCGCCACCCGCGAATCTTCCCAGCTGCGCCGCAGTGCCGGCCCCCGCGCCAGCATCGGCCTGATTCTCGCAGCGCGCGCCCACGCCCTGCTGGAGGGGCGCGAATTCGTGCTGCCGGACGATATCAAGTCCATGGCCATTCCGGTGATGCGCCACCGCGTGGCGGTATCGCCGGATATGGAAATCGACGGCGAGACCGCCGACTCGGTGCTGGCACAGATCATCGAATCCGTGGAGGCGCCGCGGCTGTGA
- a CDS encoding DUF4350 domain-containing protein, with translation MRFSRVAIALTLLLLAAAAALFLYFFERHTEEVDLGPGPEARRNPFLAAERFLDRLDIPHRRADNIAVLSTLKKDDALFLASSSQIYNDDRLRELLDWVEAGGHAIVIAHRGGDGEHEQDLLLNALGLEVTSGDLDFYFNAQIREIFGEDADELKENPSASKMMREHNRKLAEQENKNTSEPEDHSAQENISGQPRNPDVDPEKLVNLTSDSGASYALYFNPRRVLSHEMMGQSADTDLDGYLLRWVTFQNFPTQSPLVYHERGRGRLTLMTDGALWHNDRIGEFDHAYFLAHLVGERNLVMITRPRFDTLSVLIQRYALELLVAGLLALAAWIANRSRRFGPVLPAPASERRSLLEHIRACGNFYWRQRRAENLFEQARAPLLHKLGVRGSLAAERQQQLAESVAATTGLAAREIFDTLWGPAPRSEDDFTARVRSIQIIEAAL, from the coding sequence GTGAGATTCAGCCGTGTTGCCATTGCCCTGACCCTGTTGCTGCTCGCTGCGGCGGCTGCGCTGTTCCTGTACTTTTTCGAGCGACACACCGAAGAGGTGGACCTGGGCCCCGGTCCCGAGGCGCGGCGCAATCCGTTCCTGGCTGCGGAGCGGTTCCTCGATCGGCTCGATATCCCCCACCGGCGCGCGGACAATATCGCGGTGCTATCCACGCTGAAAAAAGACGATGCCCTGTTCCTGGCCAGCTCCAGCCAGATCTACAACGACGACAGACTGCGCGAGTTGCTCGACTGGGTGGAAGCCGGTGGCCATGCCATCGTCATCGCCCATCGCGGTGGCGACGGTGAACACGAACAGGACCTGCTGCTGAACGCGCTAGGGCTGGAAGTCACCAGCGGTGACCTGGACTTTTACTTCAACGCACAGATCAGGGAAATATTCGGCGAGGACGCCGACGAGCTGAAGGAAAATCCATCGGCCAGCAAAATGATGCGGGAACACAACCGCAAGCTCGCAGAGCAGGAAAATAAAAACACCTCCGAACCCGAGGACCACAGCGCGCAAGAGAATATATCCGGGCAACCCCGCAACCCGGACGTCGATCCGGAAAAACTGGTCAACCTCACCAGTGATAGCGGTGCCAGCTACGCGCTGTATTTCAATCCGCGCAGGGTGCTCAGTCACGAAATGATGGGCCAGAGTGCGGATACCGATCTCGACGGCTACCTGTTGCGCTGGGTAACCTTCCAGAATTTCCCCACCCAGTCGCCACTGGTGTATCACGAGCGCGGCCGCGGTCGACTCACCCTGATGACCGACGGCGCCCTGTGGCACAACGACCGCATCGGCGAGTTTGATCACGCCTATTTTCTTGCCCACCTGGTGGGCGAGCGCAACCTGGTGATGATCACCCGGCCGCGCTTCGATACCCTCAGTGTATTGATTCAACGCTACGCCCTGGAACTGTTGGTCGCCGGCTTGCTGGCACTGGCGGCGTGGATTGCCAACCGCAGCCGTCGCTTCGGCCCGGTACTACCGGCACCGGCCAGCGAGCGCCGCTCGCTACTGGAGCATATCCGCGCCTGTGGCAACTTTTACTGGCGCCAGCGGCGTGCGGAAAACCTGTTTGAACAGGCGCGCGCGCCGCTGCTGCACAAACTCGGTGTACGCGGATCACTCGCCGCCGAGCGGCAACAGCAGCTCGCCGAATCGGTGGCCGCGACCACCGGGCTCGCCGCCCGCGAAATTTTTGACACTCTGTGGGGCCCGGCGCCCCGCAGCGAAGACGACTTCACCGCGCGTGTGCGCAGTATCCAGATCATCGAGGCCGCCCTATGA
- a CDS encoding stage II sporulation protein M, producing MKQRDFERRYEGQWQLIENWLSAYRKNTGAGPESNGTDDLPQNYRRLCQHLAVAKERQYTSNLIARLNQLVMQCHQRLYRQKHVSSHRWLEFIFAGFPRALREQARFVWLACGLFLAPALVMGLGCYWNDALIYAVMSPEQVLQIESMYDPANRVLGRERGSDSDLLMFGFYIKNNIGIAFRTFATGILFGLGSIFFLVLNGVFLGAVFGHITRVGFVSTFYPFVIGHGAFELTAIVFAGAAGLRLGHSLINPGNLNRRQSLREAGREAMKIMYGTFLMLVIAAFLEAFWSSSTEVSIGIKYAVGGFFWLLVISYCVFAGRRLPVAAPAGSRL from the coding sequence GTGAAGCAGCGGGATTTTGAGCGCCGATATGAAGGCCAGTGGCAACTGATAGAAAACTGGCTGAGCGCATACCGCAAGAATACCGGCGCGGGTCCGGAGTCAAACGGCACTGACGACCTCCCGCAAAACTATCGCCGGCTGTGCCAGCACCTGGCCGTGGCCAAGGAGCGCCAGTACACAAGTAACCTGATCGCACGACTGAACCAGCTGGTGATGCAATGCCATCAGCGCCTCTATCGGCAGAAACATGTATCCAGCCACCGCTGGCTGGAGTTCATCTTTGCCGGCTTTCCCCGCGCGCTGCGCGAGCAGGCACGTTTTGTGTGGTTGGCCTGCGGCCTGTTTCTCGCCCCGGCACTGGTGATGGGGCTGGGCTGCTACTGGAACGATGCGCTGATCTACGCGGTGATGTCGCCCGAGCAGGTACTGCAGATTGAATCCATGTACGACCCCGCCAACCGGGTGCTGGGCCGTGAGCGCGGGTCCGACTCGGATCTGCTGATGTTCGGGTTTTATATCAAGAACAATATCGGGATCGCCTTCCGGACGTTTGCCACCGGCATCCTGTTCGGTTTGGGCTCGATCTTTTTTCTCGTATTGAACGGCGTTTTTCTCGGCGCGGTTTTCGGCCATATCACCCGTGTGGGTTTTGTCAGCACCTTCTATCCGTTTGTCATCGGCCACGGCGCCTTTGAACTCACCGCCATCGTCTTTGCCGGTGCCGCGGGCCTGCGCCTGGGGCACTCCCTGATCAATCCCGGCAACCTGAACCGCCGCCAGTCCCTGCGCGAGGCGGGCAGGGAAGCCATGAAAATCATGTACGGCACTTTCCTGATGCTGGTGATTGCCGCGTTCCTCGAGGCCTTCTGGTCATCCAGCACCGAGGTCAGTATCGGGATCAAGTACGCCGTAGGCGGATTCTTCTGGCTTCTCGTCATAAGTTACTGCGTATTTGCCGGCCGCCGCCTGCCAGTGGCTGCACCTGCCGGGAGCCGCCTGTGA
- a CDS encoding RDD family protein gives MHNTSASTPPRNPDETDLDTLYQIETPEGIDLTAQVAGPVPRILAYSVDLFYRSMILLALGIALRVAGNTGIGLWLLCSFLLEWFYPVLFEVLRRGQTPGKQAFSLAVVNDNLTPIGWGPSIMRNLLRFADFLPFGYFAGILSMSCSRNFQRLGDYAAGTVVVYREPVAKTGELPDATPTPPPRGLQLADQQAIVSLAERSNVLSRARQRELADLLQPVTGLSGDDGLRRLHGIGRWLLGARKPKQSKATATTDTPEHAEAAQ, from the coding sequence ATGCACAATACCTCCGCCAGCACACCGCCACGGAACCCCGATGAGACAGATCTGGATACCCTGTACCAGATCGAAACACCTGAGGGGATCGACCTGACCGCCCAGGTGGCGGGCCCGGTACCGCGCATACTCGCCTACTCCGTGGATCTGTTTTACCGCAGCATGATTCTACTGGCGCTTGGCATCGCACTCAGGGTGGCCGGCAATACCGGAATCGGGCTGTGGCTGCTGTGCTCCTTTCTGCTGGAATGGTTTTACCCTGTGCTGTTTGAAGTCCTGCGCCGTGGCCAGACTCCGGGCAAGCAGGCTTTTTCACTCGCGGTGGTGAACGACAACCTGACCCCCATCGGCTGGGGACCGTCAATCATGCGCAATCTACTGCGCTTCGCGGACTTCCTGCCCTTCGGGTATTTCGCCGGCATTCTGAGTATGTCCTGCAGCCGGAATTTTCAGCGGCTCGGAGACTACGCTGCGGGCACCGTGGTGGTGTACCGGGAGCCGGTAGCAAAAACCGGTGAACTGCCCGATGCCACCCCCACACCGCCACCGCGCGGCCTGCAACTCGCAGACCAGCAGGCCATCGTCAGTCTGGCCGAACGCAGCAATGTGCTGAGCCGCGCACGCCAGCGGGAGCTTGCGGATCTGCTACAGCCAGTCACCGGCTTATCCGGCGATGACGGTCTGCGCCGCCTGCACGGGATCGGCCGTTGGCTGCTTGGCGCACGTAAGCCAAAACAAAGTAAAGCCACGGCGACAACAGACACACCGGAACATGCGGAGGCGGCGCAGTGA
- a CDS encoding DUF2237 family protein has product MAVTQEMHDSKNVFGEPLIACSTRPLTGFFRDGCCNTNDQDYGSHTVCVEVTDAFLKFSRERGNDLSTPVEEFGFPGLNPGDRWCLCAARWLEAHEADMAPRVYLQRTHVRALETVSLEILRQYAVDLN; this is encoded by the coding sequence ATGGCCGTCACACAGGAAATGCACGATTCGAAAAATGTATTCGGTGAACCTCTTATTGCCTGTAGCACTCGACCGCTTACGGGGTTTTTCCGCGATGGCTGTTGCAATACCAATGATCAGGATTATGGTTCTCATACGGTCTGTGTCGAAGTGACCGATGCCTTTCTCAAGTTCTCCCGCGAGCGCGGCAATGATTTGAGTACCCCGGTGGAAGAGTTCGGTTTTCCCGGTCTTAATCCGGGTGATCGCTGGTGCCTGTGTGCGGCGCGCTGGCTGGAGGCCCATGAGGCGGATATGGCGCCGCGGGTTTACCTGCAGCGCACCCACGTGCGAGCGCTGGAAACGGTTTCCCTGGAAATTTTGCGGCAGTACGCGGTGGACCTGAACTGA
- a CDS encoding LuxR C-terminal-related transcriptional regulator, with the protein MEYNLIQRAWRNVPDFFARRDIVLPQRQLDQFIAATFSTGASYYYVLDFLNVDQPMFVSDSIVKILGLTPTNTSIQNIIERVHPDDVAFVSRAEEAAITILSRDIGMEHVKNYKISYCARLKTRDGSYRLFNHQALILATDEAHGVAKSLGIHTDITHLTTINNYKLSLLNIFGGESYLNIDVFDENNNPMAALSPFTDRENDILRLLAKGKTSIAIADILKISPNTVKNHRKNILKKAECKTTGQLISKCISEGLI; encoded by the coding sequence TTGGAATACAATCTTATTCAGCGTGCATGGCGCAATGTGCCGGATTTTTTCGCGCGACGGGATATCGTTTTACCACAGCGGCAACTGGATCAGTTCATTGCCGCCACTTTCAGCACCGGTGCATCCTATTACTATGTGCTCGATTTTCTGAACGTTGACCAGCCCATGTTTGTCAGCGATTCAATCGTAAAGATTCTCGGACTCACCCCTACCAATACCAGCATTCAGAACATCATCGAACGGGTACACCCGGATGATGTGGCGTTTGTTTCCCGTGCAGAAGAAGCGGCTATTACCATTCTCAGCCGGGATATCGGTATGGAACACGTCAAGAATTACAAGATATCGTACTGTGCGCGCCTGAAAACCAGGGATGGCAGCTACCGGCTGTTCAATCATCAGGCACTGATCCTGGCCACGGACGAAGCCCACGGTGTAGCCAAGTCTCTCGGCATCCATACGGATATCACTCACCTGACCACGATCAACAATTACAAGCTGTCCCTGTTGAATATATTCGGTGGCGAGAGTTACCTGAATATCGATGTATTCGATGAAAACAATAATCCCATGGCAGCGCTCTCTCCGTTTACTGACCGGGAAAACGATATCCTGCGCTTACTGGCCAAGGGAAAAACCAGCATCGCAATTGCAGACATCCTGAAAATATCCCCCAATACTGTTAAGAATCACCGGAAAAATATTCTCAAGAAGGCCGAGTGCAAGACTACCGGTCAGCTGATTTCAAAATGTATCAGTGAGGGGTTGATCTGA
- a CDS encoding LuxR C-terminal-related transcriptional regulator, with the protein MADEDLGQRPQTELLTDVWESRSELFAKRKTELAQLKIDELISSVFSNGPFYHYVFDLYDLDLVYVSPQIEQIHDLDLETITFQDILDQIHPDDMDFVARAEATAIRIFQEKISSEKITDYKVSYCFRFRVKDGSYRLFNHQAIVLSTDAQGAIGKALNVHTDISHLAAENNYRMSLIGMNGEPSYLDLEVDGSLENAKPSRPVFSEREMSVIRLVAQGLTSAEIGKELALSEYTIKNHRKRILKRAGCQNMSQLLATCITEGLI; encoded by the coding sequence GTGGCCGATGAAGATCTTGGGCAGCGCCCGCAAACCGAGCTTCTGACCGATGTCTGGGAGAGCCGCAGTGAGTTGTTCGCAAAGCGCAAAACGGAACTGGCTCAACTGAAGATCGATGAGCTGATCAGCTCAGTGTTCAGTAACGGGCCTTTTTACCACTATGTGTTCGACCTTTACGACCTCGATCTTGTTTACGTTAGCCCCCAGATCGAGCAGATTCATGACCTGGACCTGGAAACCATCACCTTTCAGGATATTCTCGACCAGATACATCCGGACGATATGGATTTTGTCGCCCGTGCCGAGGCAACTGCCATCCGGATTTTCCAGGAGAAAATCAGCAGCGAAAAAATCACCGACTATAAGGTTTCCTACTGTTTCCGCTTTCGCGTCAAAGACGGCAGTTATCGGCTATTCAACCACCAGGCGATTGTTCTCAGCACTGACGCCCAGGGTGCCATCGGCAAGGCGCTGAACGTACACACAGATATTTCACACCTGGCCGCGGAAAATAATTACCGCATGTCTCTGATCGGCATGAACGGTGAACCCTCCTACCTGGATCTGGAGGTCGACGGCAGCCTGGAAAATGCAAAGCCCAGCCGCCCGGTATTCAGCGAACGGGAAATGTCAGTCATACGCCTGGTTGCCCAGGGGCTGACCAGTGCCGAAATTGGCAAGGAGCTGGCACTCTCTGAATACACCATCAAGAATCACCGAAAACGTATTCTTAAACGCGCCGGCTGCCAGAATATGAGCCAACTACTGGCTACCTGCATTACAGAAGGGCTGATCTAA
- a CDS encoding AgmX/PglI C-terminal domain-containing protein translates to MTTFASHSSAAGRSALMPWHYYNSVLPWASTEEEDQRFKKYLKSGLAAFVVIGALLTFIPAPELTREQAEKLPPQLARVILEKKELPKPVEKPKPKPVEKKQPKPKEAIKEKPKPVEKPKPKPEPIKTVKPKPLSEKAPAAEVAKAREKAASSGLMQLQDDLMDMRDSLDVSEVASANSLASGASKAQKIDRSLISDQSKASSGGINTGQLSRNTGGSALSGRETTQVEVAQATEAAKASTKQARRERGTRGEESIRQVMEANKGAIFAIYNRALRRDPTLAGKVTVKLVIEANGTISAVSLVSSELNSPDLERKLLARIRLINFGAANVEKSTLNYSIDFLPS, encoded by the coding sequence ATGACGACTTTCGCTTCTCACTCTTCTGCCGCTGGCCGCTCCGCGCTGATGCCGTGGCACTACTACAACTCGGTTTTACCCTGGGCCTCGACCGAGGAAGAAGACCAGCGCTTTAAAAAATACCTGAAAAGCGGATTGGCCGCATTTGTGGTAATCGGTGCACTGCTCACTTTTATTCCGGCGCCGGAACTGACCCGGGAACAGGCGGAAAAGCTACCCCCACAACTGGCGCGGGTAATTCTGGAAAAGAAAGAGCTTCCCAAGCCGGTGGAAAAACCCAAGCCCAAGCCGGTGGAAAAGAAGCAGCCAAAACCCAAAGAGGCAATAAAGGAAAAACCGAAGCCGGTCGAAAAACCGAAACCCAAGCCGGAACCGATCAAGACGGTAAAACCGAAACCGCTTAGCGAGAAGGCGCCGGCCGCAGAGGTGGCCAAGGCTCGCGAAAAAGCAGCGAGTAGCGGACTGATGCAGCTGCAGGATGACCTGATGGATATGCGCGATAGCCTCGACGTCTCCGAAGTCGCCAGTGCCAACAGCCTCGCCAGTGGCGCCAGCAAGGCACAGAAGATCGACCGCTCGCTGATCAGTGATCAATCCAAGGCATCCAGCGGCGGCATCAATACCGGACAGCTGAGCCGCAATACGGGTGGCTCTGCATTGTCAGGTCGCGAAACTACCCAGGTGGAAGTGGCGCAAGCGACAGAAGCTGCCAAGGCCAGCACCAAGCAGGCGCGTCGCGAGCGCGGTACCCGCGGTGAGGAATCCATCCGTCAGGTCATGGAAGCCAATAAAGGGGCCATCTTTGCGATTTACAACCGAGCCCTGCGCCGTGACCCGACGCTCGCCGGCAAGGTAACGGTGAAGCTGGTCATCGAGGCCAACGGCACCATTTCTGCGGTGAGCCTGGTCAGTAGCGAGCTGAACAGCCCGGATCTGGAGCGCAAGCTACTGGCGCGTATCCGCCTGATCAATTTCGGCGCAGCCAATGTGGAGAAATCCACTTTGAATTATTCCATCGACTTCCTGCCGTCCTGA